The following are encoded together in the Glycine soja cultivar W05 chromosome 5, ASM419377v2, whole genome shotgun sequence genome:
- the LOC114412029 gene encoding 30S ribosomal protein S21, chloroplastic-like: MAVSKMFLSWSWALQRSQSHPVQLPKTSSRSSAVAVTASASASARAIGIDNDVSVKSILYPALSLSNILHFKSTYNVQIVVGEDEPEDRIVNRFKKEVLKAGVLQECRRRRFFENKHDKIKRKAREASRRNRKRKPQSRAWAQNKHGSEKKKKDADDDDIDNWELPHVDIPYT, translated from the exons ATGGCTGTCTCCAAAATGTTCCTCTCTTGGTCTTGGGCGTTACAACGCTCACAGTCACACCCTGTTCAACTTCCCAAAACCTCGTCACGGTCTTCAGCGGTTGCCGTCACAGCATCAGCATCAGCATCTGCGCGTGCAATTGGAATCGATAACGATGTTTCAGTTAAGAGTATATTATACCCTGCACTCTCCCTTTCCAACATTCTTCACTTCAAGTCAACCTACAACGTGCAGATCGTGGTGGGCGAGGACGAGCCTGAGGACAGAATCGTCAACCGCTTTAAGAAGGAGGTCCTCAAAGCCGGTGTGCTTCAGGAGTGCAGACGCAGAAGGTTCTTTGAGAACAAACACGACAAGATCAAGAGGAAGGCCCGCGAAGCTTCTAGAAGGAACCGAAAGAG GAAGCCACAATCAAGAGCTTGGGCACAGAATAAACACGGTtctgaaaagaagaaaaaggatgctgatgatgatgatattgataattGGGAACTTCCACATGTAGATATTCCATATACTTGA
- the LOC114412030 gene encoding 26S proteasome non-ATPase regulatory subunit 6 homolog, which translates to MEEEGSQQPQLVLAEKLFLLRQPVQDIDKVRYKEDVFTHIKENEMVPLYETLVADSVLDLDRALLDFMRAKIEDELTKLDEKIADAEENLGESEVREAHLAKSLFFIRIMDKEKALEHLKITETKTVAVGQKMDLVFYTLQLGFFDMDFDLVSKSIDKAKNLFEEGGDWERKNRLKVYEGLYCMSTRNFKKAAKLFLDSISTFTTCELFPYDTFIFYTVLTSIISLDRVSLKQKVVDAPEILTVIGKIPYLSEFLNSLYDCQYKSFFSAFAGLTEQIKLDRYLHPHFRYYMREVRTVVYSQFLESYKSVTIEAMAKAFGVTEDFIDVELSRFIAAGKLHCKIDKVEGVLETNRPDAKNALYQATIKQGDFLLNRIQKLSRVIDL; encoded by the exons ATGGAAGAAGAGGGTTCTCAGCAGCCACAGTTGGTGCTTGCCGAGAAGCTATTCCTTCTCCGACAACCCGTTCAAGACATTGACAAGGTTCGCTACAAGGAGGATGTTTTCACTCACATCAAGGAAAACG AGATGGTCCCTTTGTACGAGACCCTAGTCGCCGATTCCGTGTTGGACTTGGATCGTGCCCTTTTGGACTTCATGCGCGCTAAAATTGAAGACGAGCTCACCAAGCTCGACGAAAA GATTGCTGATGCTGAGGAAAACTTAGGAGAGAGTGAAGTTCGTGAGGCTCACTTGGCAAAATCCTTGTTTTTTATCCGGATTATGGACAAG GAGAAAGCCTTGGAACATCTCAAGATAACAGAAACCAAGACAGTTGCAGTTGGCCAGAAAATGGACTTGGTGTTTTATACATTGCAGCTTGGTTTCTTCGACATGGATTTTGATCTCGTTTCCAAAAGCATTGACAAAGCCAAAAA CTTGTTTGAAGAAGGTGGTGATTGGGAAAGGAAGAATAGGCTGAAAGTGTACGAAGGCCTGTACTGCATGTCCACTCGAAATTTCAAGAAGGCTGCCAAGTTGTTTTTGGATTCTATTTCAACCTTTACCACCTGTGAACTTTTTCCCTATGACACCTTTATATTTTATACAGTTTTGACCAGCATTATATCATTGGATAGAGTTTCCCTAAAGCAAAAG GTAGTGGATGCTCCAGAGATCTTGACAGTGATTGGCAAAATCCCATATCTTTCAGAGTTTTTGAACTCCTTATATGATTGTCAATACAAGTCTTTTTTCTCAGCATTTG CTGGCCTGACAGAGCAAATTAAGTTGGACCGCTATCTGCATCCACACTTCCGATATTACATGAGGGAGGTCAGAACCGTTGTTTATTCCCAATTTTTGGAATCTTACAAGAGTGTGACAATTGAAGCCATGGCAAAAGCCTTTGGAGTGACAGAGGATTTCATTGATGT GGAGCTATCACGCTTTATTGCAGCAGGGAAGCTTCATTGTAAGATTGATAAAGTTGAAGGTGTTCTTGAAACTAATCGCCCTGATGCTAAGAATGCTCTTTACCAAGCAACTATTAAGCAAGGGGACTTCCTATTGAATCGGATCCAGAAATTGTCACGTGTGATAGATCTTTAG